TCAGATAAAATGGTTTTTTGACAGCCTGAAGAAATGTTTCATTGAAAAAATAATGATTTTCAGTATTGTAAGGTATATGAAAGCTGATGATATCGGATTCATTCATCAAAACCTGAAGACTGACTTCTTCCACTCCGGTCGGGGCAAAATTCTTTTTGAATTTATCATAAGCCAGTATCCTGACCCCGAAGGCCGACAGACGTTTCGCAAAAGCTGAACCCATATTGCCAAAGCCAATAATGCCAACGGTTTTACTCATTAAATCAGTTCCTGTATTGACATTCCGGTCAAAAATTCCTTTTTTAATCTGATCGTTTGCCTGAGGTATTTTTCTCAACAGACTGATTAATGCGCCAACGGTAAATTCTCCAAGGCTATCTCTGTTTCCTTCAGGAGAGTTGAATACATGGATATTTTTTGCCTGAGCTATTTCCATGTCGATAATATCGAGTCCTGAGCCTGGTCTCACTATGTATTGTAAGCAAACTGCTTTTTCCAGCAAATCTTTGCCGGCCTTCAACCTTCCTCTTATGTACAAACCGCTGTAGCGATCAATAATTTTTAGACAATCTTCCTTCGATATTTCAGCATATTCGTCAACATCAAAACCCATTTTTTTCAGCTCCCAGACAAAAAAATGCGGAACAATCTCCGTGATTAAAAACTTTTCTTTAGCGGCCATGAAATTTTATTTAATCCATGCTGTTTCTTGTTGTTTATGCTCCTGATAAATCTTGAGCAAGCTTTATATATTCCTCAAAATCAAGTGTTTCAGCTCTTCTTCCCAGCAAAGTTGTATCTATAGGTG
The nucleotide sequence above comes from Sphingobacteriales bacterium. Encoded proteins:
- a CDS encoding phosphoglycerate dehydrogenase, with protein sequence MAAKEKFLITEIVPHFFVWELKKMGFDVDEYAEISKEDCLKIIDRYSGLYIRGRLKAGKDLLEKAVCLQYIVRPGSGLDIIDMEIAQAKNIHVFNSPEGNRDSLGEFTVGALISLLRKIPQANDQIKKGIFDRNVNTGTDLMSKTVGIIGFGNMGSAFAKRLSAFGVRILAYDKFKKNFAPTGVEEVSLQVLMNESDIISFHIPYNTENHYFFNETFLQAVKKPFYLINTSRGKVANTRVIVNGLQLGKIRGAILDVFENEDFNNLTPEQKDLLDYLANSGNVVMTPHIAGKTHESEMRIHQILIEKIKQVKSDKKD